CTGATTGGCAATTGATTCCGGCATATCAACGTATTCGATGTCGGGCTTAATTCCCAAAGATGCAAAAACTGCATTTGCCAAATCATTCCAACTGCGAGATTGACCCGTTCCCAAATTGTAAATGCCCGAAAAACTGCTGTCAAGGAACATTTTCCAAACCACTTCGACTACATCCATTACATAAATGAAGTCGCGTTTTTGACCGCCGTCGCCAAATTCGGACGTGTTCGACTTGAACAAGCTAACTTTTCCGGTCTCTTTGATTTGCTTATATGATTTGAATACCATACTTGCCATTCCGGCTTTATGATATTCGTTCGGACCAAACACGTTGAAAAATTTAATTCCCGTGAAAGTTTTGTCCAATCCCGAATCAATTACCCAATTATCAAAGAGTTGTTTGGAAAATCCGTAGCAATTCAAAGGCATAAGTCCGTCAAAATTCTTATCAGAATAACCCAAACTTCCGTCACCATAAGTTGCAGCACTACTTGCGTAAATGAACTTTATATGATTTCGGTCAGCGTACTCGGCAAGGTCAATGCTGTAAGCCAAATTATTATCCAATAAATATTCGGCATCAGTTTCCGTAGTGGACGAGCATGCTCCGAAATGAATAATTGCGTTAATTCCTGCGGCAAATTCCCTTTGCTTTAGTTTTTCGCGAAATTCATCCTTGTTGTAATAATACTTGAACTTTTTGCCCAACAAGTTTTTCCATTTTTCATGGGTTCCCAAATTATCAACGACGAGGATATCTTTGATACCCTCATCGTTAAGTTTTCTCAAAAAACATGAACCTATGAAACCGGCTCCGCCTGTAAGGACTAACATATTATTTTTTCAAACTTTTCATAAAAGTCGAATTGAAGCTCTTAATCAAATCGTTAAGACGCTTCTTAATATCGTCGGTAAGTTCGTTTTTGTCCAAAATTTCTACTAACAAATCTGCGTGTAAATTATCAAAATACTCGTAGTATTCTTTTTCGTAACGTTTGATTTCATGCAAAGGAATATCGTCCAAGAAGCTGTTTGTAGCTGCATAAATCAACACAATTTGCTTTTCGACCGGTATTGGGTGGAACTGTGGTTGTTTCAAAATTTCTGTCAACAATCCACCGCGTTTCAATTTCGCTTGAGTTGATTTGTCCAAATCCGAACCGAATTTTGCAAATGCTTCCAATTCACGGAACATCGCTAATTCGAGTTTCAAGGGACCTGCAATCTTTTTCATTGCTTTAATTTGAGCGGCACCGCCCACACGAGATACCGAGATACCAACGTTCAATGCAGGACGAACGCCCGCGTTGAACAAGTTTGGTTCGAGATAAATCTGACCGTCGGTGATTGAAATCACGTTCGTCGGGATATATGCCGAGACGTCGCCTGCTTGAGTTTCGATAACCGGCAATGCAGTCAACGAACCGCCACCTTTACTGTCGTGTAATTTTGCAGCACGCTCTAACAAACGGCTATGGAGATAGAACACGTCACCCGGATATGCTTCGCGTCCCGGTGGGCGTCTGAGTAGCAATGAAACTTGGCGATAAGCCGCAGCTTGTTTCGACAAGTCATCATATACGATAAGTGCATCCATTCCGTTATCGCGGAAATATTCACCCATCGAGCATCCGCAGAAAGGTGCGATGAACTGAAGTGGTGCGGGGTCGGAGGCATTCGCAGTTACGATGATAGTATATTCCATCGCTCCGTATTCTTCGAGATACGATAATACGTTTGCAACTGTAGAACCTTTTTGACCAATTGCTACGTAAATACAGTAAACCGGTTTGATACCGCGTGCTTTGGCGTCTTCGGAGTGAGTATATTTTTGGCTGATGATTGTGTCGAGTGCCACAATTGTCTTGCCTGTTTGGCGGTCACCAATTATCAACTCACGTTGACCTCTACCAATTGGAATCAATGCGTCAATAGCCTTGATACCTGTCTGAAGCGGAACATTTACGGGTTGACGAAACATTACACCCAGAGCTTTTCTTTCAATCGGGTAAAATTGATTTGTATCAATAGGACCTTTGCCATCAATGGGAATGCCGAGCGGATTGACCACTCTGCCCAATAATTCTGTACCGATTGGCACTGATGCCACACGATTTGTACGGCGAACAGTATCACCTTCTTTTACTAAATTGTCATCACCAAATAATATGACGCCGACGTTGTCTTCTTCCAAATTTAGTACCATTCCGTACACATCATTCGGAAATTCGACAAGTTCAGCCGCCATTACGTTTCTCAATCCGTAAACGCGAGCTACACCGTCACCAATTTGAAGCACCGTCCCGACTTCGTAGATATCGGTTTCGTTTTCGAATCCTGATAACTGTCGTCTTAATATTGCTGATATTTCATCCGGACGAACATCTGCCATTGTAAAACCTTTATAATAATTTTAATTTTTTAATTGATTTCAACATCAAGAGTTTCTTTTAGTCTAACTCGTAAATTTTCTAATTTATTGCTAATCGAAGCATCAAATACTTTGTCGGCGATTCGCACCATTATTCCACCTTTGATAGACGGATTGATTACGAATGTCGGTTTTATTTTCTTCGCGGTAGATTTGGTAAGCGCTGCCAATACATTTGCCTTGGTAGCTTCGTCCATTTCACGGGCAGTAGTGATAGTTGCTTCGACAATATTATTTTCACGATTGTAAATTATCTCAAATTGTCTGATTATGCTAAGAATTAGCCATTCACGTTGCTTGTGAGCCAAAAGTTTGATGAATTCTAAGGTAGTTTCACCAATTTGGTTCGTAAATATTTCATCAAAAATTGCTTCTTTTTTGCGATGATTGATTACCGGACTTTTGATAAAGCTCAATAATTCCGAATTAGATGAAATTGTTCGCTGAACATTCAACATATCGGCATAAACTTTTTCTACCGAATCGAATTGAACAGCGATTCCGTATAATGCTTTGGCATATCTGCTGGAAACTTTTTGTTCAACCATGATTAATTATTCGGCAATTTATCAATGAAATCATTAATTAGCTTTTTGTCTTTTGCACCGTCCAATTTTTCCATCAAAATCTGCTCGGTAGCTTGAACAACAAGGTCGGCAACTTCGGAGCGTAATTGCACAAGAGCCGCTTCCTTAGTTCTTTCAATTTCTTTCAGAGCATCTTGAATTTTTGATTTTTTGACAGCTTCAGCCTCTTCGGTAGCTTTTTTGATATGCAAATCGGCTTGTTCTCTGCCTTTTGCCATCATTTCTGCTACTTGAGCTTGAGTATTATCTAACTTTTCTTGGCTTTCAACGAGCAATTTCATTGCATTTTTATTGGCTGCATCGGCGCTATCTATCGCATGTTGGATTGATTGTTCTCTTGCATTAATAGCATTGACAATGCCTTTGCCACCAAATTTGATAAGCAAAAACAAGAAAATACCAAAGTTGATAACAGTCCAGAAAACTAAACCGTGAGGTATATTTAAAATGGAATCCATATTTCCTCAATAATGAATTAAATAATAAAAATGATACATATTCTAAAAAAGAGTGTGGAACGGAATACTTTAATATTCCGCTCCAACTCGAAAAAATTCAATCGTTATTACTTAATTGCAAGCAATAAGCAAATAACGGCAGCGAACATCGCGATACCTTCGATAAGAGCGGCGGCAATAATCATGGTAGTTCTGATATCACCTGCAGCTTCGGGTTGTCTGCCCGATGCTTCTAAGGCTGATGAAGCCAATTTACCGATGCCCATACCGGCGCCGATTACTGTCAAGCCTGCTCCAAGTCCGGCGGCTAAAAATGCTAATGAATTTGCGTCCATTTCAAATCTCCAATTTTTGTTAGAATGATATATCAAATAAATTTAAATTAATGTGCATGACTTTCGTTTCCATGCTCGTGAGCATGGTCACCAATTGCTAAACCTACAAATATTGCCGTCAACATTGTGAACAAATAGGCTTGGATTGTTGCTACCAACAACTCGAGGGCGTAAATGAACAGTGAAAAAGCTGTGATTGCCGGCGAAAGTGCCAATGTCTTGAAAAAGAATAAAATCCCTAATAACGAGAGCAAAATCACGTGTCCCGCGGTCATATTTGCAAAAAGACGTATTGTGAGAGCGAACGGCTTGATGAACATACCAACTACTTCGATAGGAACCATTATGAAGGCTAACCACCAGGGAGCTCCGCCGAGTAAATGTTTGAACCATGCCCCAACACCCGAAACTTTCATTGCTGTTATATTGATTACGAGGAATGAGATTATAGCCAAACCTGCTGTGGTTGCAATTGCACCTGTCGCTGTATGACCTCCCGGGATTAATCCCATCAAATTCATCGTCCAAATGAAGAAAAATACGGCTAAGAAATAGGGGAGTAAGAAATCCGCCACTGCTACCGAAGGTATGTTTGGGCGAACCATTTGGTCGCGTACATATACTACAATCGATTCGACTGCATTTTGAAACCCTGAGGGTGCTTTGCCCGGACGCTTCTTGTATCCTACAAATGCTTTGCGGAATACTGCAACACAAATAAGAATTGCAAGCCATTGGAAAACTACAAAGTTGGTAATGGATAAATCCAAAGCAGGTGCAAGACCGGTTTCCTTATTAACTATTGATTTGTGACCTTTGTGCTCGGTCACTGTATATAATCCTGATTCTTTGACGGCATCAGTATTTTTAAAGAAATGAAAACCGTTGTCTATGTAAATTTTGGGGAGGTCGGTGATTTTGTATGCTCCAAAGTATAGAGCATCGTGGTCGTTTAATTTTCCCAACAATTGCATGAAAATCGAATCTTCTTGCTCTCCATGCCCGTGTGTTGTGTCGGAATGTGAATGAACGTGTTCATGAATTTCTAATTCGTCCGTTGAAATTTTAGTATCTATCAAATCCAACTTTGTGTTGGAATTATTTTGACTCATGCAAAAATCCTTTGTTTATCATTCATTTGAATTTTATCACGCTATAACGTTTGTTGATATATAATATTTCAACCAACAAAGCCAGAAAATGAGACGCTACAAAACTAATTGCGAAAACTACTTGGTCGAAACCACTGAACATTATAATAGCTACAACAATAACTACCGAAACCAAGAATTTGATTGCCAGCATTCCAAAAAATTTACTGACAAAATCCTTCCAATTCTGCTTCTCCATAATTTTTTCGAGCCTTTTGATTACTATAAAAGCCCCGATTGCATTAATGACGACTGACGTAAGTATAGCTAATAATGTCAAAGAGTTTTCTTGTCCTTAATTTCTTTACTTCTTTTACCTTCGGAATTTATCATTGCGACAGTTTTGAACAACTTGTACATACTGACTATGAAACCAAACAAACCAAGCACAAGAGTCCACAAAGGGGTTGTTCCGTACTTTTGGTCTATCCAATAATGACCAATCAACACACCAAATGCAGCAGGCAAGAAGGTCTCCAGACCAATAGTAATGTACCTTCCTGATTGCGACCAATTTCTTGGTTTTGATGAATTTCTGTCATTTTTTATTTCAAATTTCCGAAAATATTAAAGTTCAAAAATAAGACTTTTATACAAGACTAACAAGATATTTTGTCATGAATTTATTTTAATATGACATTGTCGTATCTAAAAGCCGTATTCAAACAAGTTTTTAATTACATCTTCGGTGAAAATATTTTCGGATTGACCATACCATTTGCCATCGGGAATCAAAATTAGAGAACCGTAAGTTGATGGGTCATAAGGAATGAAAGCAGAAGTAGCAATTTCCGTTTTCTCTTCCGGGCGATATTCATTGTCATAGTCTATGACGACAAATGTGCATCCGATTTCGTAAAAATCTTCATCAAGTGGATTGCCTTCATAGCCAAACAAAGTGAAGGGTATTCTAAATTTGAGCACGTAGCCTAAACTGTCGTCCAAATAATTTGCAACTGCTTTTATCAATTTCGAGTCTGCTTTCTGGATTTCAGTCAATTCATCATTTGTCGAAACTTTTACATAAGGTTCTTTATCCAAGAAATTTCCAGGGAATATGCTTACTCGGTACAAACCTTTGGTTGATTTTGTCCGGAAATCTACTTTTTTTCCGTTTCGTTCGGTGAATCTATCATAGCTAGGGTTTGGATTGATGTCAAACCAAATGTCTAAATAATCGGTAATGCAAGTGTCGCAGCTTTGGGTTACTACAACATCGTCAATGATTTCCACAGTAAAATACAAATAATCATCATCAAATGCGGAAGTAACTCTGAATGAGCAATCCTTCTCGCCTTTCCAATCATATGCACCTTCGTGAACGAAATCGGTATAATTTGCAAAAGTGTCCCCGAAATAACCTTTGTAAACAGTTCTGCCGCGTCTGTAAGTCGGTATGCTCAAGAAATCTCTGTAAAACAGCTCTTTTCCGCTTCGAGTATTAATATATTTTTCACTGCCGCGCAATGTCTTGTAGTTTCGGACACTTTCATGAGTCAAATCGCCGACTCGACCTGTATTGAAAACCTCACTTAGCAAAATTGAGCCGTTATCATAAGTATAGCCGTCCATTTTCCAGTGATTTTCTTCAAATTTTTTGGTAACAAAGCAAATATTATTTCTTATTACAACTCCAATTTCGAGCGGTAATTCGACAAATTGATATGTATGGTGGGCTACTTTTCGTAGAAAGCCGTCAATATCCACAAAAAGATAAACTTGCATGTTTCGCGACCTATCTCCGGCAAGTCTTAGAGTAATCCCAAGGTCAGAATGGTCATCGCCCGAGAAATCGCCAACATCATAGCCCCAAATAAAATAATCAACGCCTTGGGGCAATTGCTTATAAACGTCATCAATTAGTAGCCTATCAAAATATGGCTCCAATCGTTGGGCAAGTTCAGAAAATTTAAGACCTGATTGGCTATATGATATAGATGAGCCAAACAAGAAAAGTGCAATAAAAATTAAAAAATACTTTGCTATACTGTTAACTTTCATCAATTGCATACCATTATTTATTTAAATTATAAATTGAAGTCTTTATTTCAGTTAGTCCTGAGGCAATTCTTGCTCCAAGTTGCGATACCACTTTTGCTCCGGCTGATGAAGCTAATCTACCTGCAATTCTCAATGAATTTGTATCAATCAAACCATACATAAATGCTCCTGCAAATACATCTCCTGCACCTGTGGTATCTACCAGTTTAGCAGGATAAGCATCAATATGTTGCTTTTTGCGATTCCACAAGATTTGGCTACCCTGAGCCCCCATAGTGATGACTACATTTTGGCTTCTATCCGCAAAAAAGTCCATTGCTTCATCTATGGTTGATTTGCCTGTAAATGATAAGGCTTCGGCTTCGTTACAAAAGACTAATTCGCTATCATTGACAACTCGGTCTAAATTCGCTTTGAAATTATCGGTTATGAATGTATCCGAAAAAGTAACGGCAACTTTTGTATGATGAAGCCTTGCATATTCCATAGCTTTGAAAACGGCTTTTGTGCCTGATGGGTTAGAAAATTTATACCCTTCGATATAAAGCCATTCGGCGCGCTTAATCAATTCTTCATCAATATTTTTTTCTGTGAATAATGCAGTAGCTGCAAGAGATGTGTGCATTGTCCGCTCCGAATCGGGAGTTATGAGCACAACACATGTTCCGGTAGCTTTCTTGGGAATAGTTTGAGCACTTAATATTATGCCTAATTTCTTAAATTCTTGTGCGTAAAAAAGCCCAAATTCATCATCACCCACAACAGTCTTATATGCCGCTTTTCCACCAAGCTGACTAAATGCTATAATAGTATTAGCAGCCGAACCGCCACTACAGCGATTCATAGCTTTGCCTGCCAATGATTTTAAAATTTCAGATTGGATATCATCTTCGACAAGTCGCATTTCGCCCCGTCGAAGCCCAAGTTTTGCAAATTCAGCATCACTAAGTTCATATTGCAAATCCACTAATCCATTACCAAGCCCGAGAAGTTGAATATCTTTCATCTTTTAATCTTTTTCCTTATTTAATGCTAAATTTACGATTTTTTCGCAGAGTTCAGGGAATTCTATACCGATTTCCTTTGCAGCCATTGGTACTAAACTTTTAGACGTAAAGCCCGGTATAGTATTTAATTCCAAACACCATGGCTGACCTTCGTCGTCCAATCGGAAATCAACTCGCGCAAATCCTTCACATCCCAATACATTATATACAATTGATGCCATTGTCGAAGTGAATTCGGCGATGTCATCAGTCAAATCAGCAGGACAAATATATTCGGTTTTACCTTTTGTATATTTGTGTTCATAGTCATAAAATCCGTCGTGTGTTATAATTTCAATTATTGGCAACACTTCGTCACCAATTATCCCTACTGTTAACTCACGTCCTTCAATATATTTTTCGACCATCACCGGGTCTGAATATTTAGAAGCTAAGACAATTGCATTGTGAATATCGTCCAGATTGCCATTGTCAATTATTGTCAGCCCAATTGTTGAGCCTTGGTCGTTGGGTTTGATGACTAATTCTTTGCCCAATGATGAACGCAAATCTTTATAAACTTCCAAATTATCAATATCTTTTTTATGAACCATTTCCCATTGCGGAGTAAGAACACCTGCGGAGGAAAACATCATTTTCGAGGATGCTTTATCGCTCGAAAGGGCACTCGCTTTGACTTTGCTCCCGGTATAGGGAATACCGCGTAATTCGAGCAGCGATTGAATTAGCCCGTCTTCGCCATATTTTCCGTGTAATACTATGAATGCAACATCAATTGTATCGAATACATCGGACCCTATACAATCTATATATGCACGTGTTTCGAATTGCTTGAGGTCTTCAATATCATGAAATTTTTCAATATCGGCGATTTGTTCTTCACTCCGAGCTAAAAAATCAGCACCATAAGCCGGGTCAACGGGCACAACTTCGTAATTTAAAGAACGTAATGCCTCGATAACGGCTTTACCACCCGTGATTGCAACATTTCTTTCAGTTGAGATTCCACCATAAACAACAGCTATTTTCATTTATTTTCCAGAATTTAGTAAATATTCGTCATATAATTTTCTTAAGAATCGTACATCATCCCATACGAATTGTTTCCAATTCGGATTTCTGAGCAATGCCGCAGGATGATATGTTGTGAGCATTTTAATGTGGTGATAATCCATCACTTTTCCACGAATTTCGGACATCTTATGCGTTTTTTTGAGCAATGTATCAACCGAAGTCAGTCCCAACGAAAGTATGAAAGCAGGTTTTATCAAATCAATTTGCTTCTTCAAATATTGTTCGCATTTGTCAACTTCCTCTTTGACCGGTCTGCGATTGCCCGGAGGGCGACATTTGATGATATTTGCTATAAAGACTTCCTCGCGACTCAAATTGATTGATTCGAGTATTTTTGTCAGCAATTGCCCCGCACGCCCTACAAATGGCTTGCCTTGTTCGTCTTCATCTGCTCCGGGAGCTTCGCCAATCACCATTATATCAGCATTGGGATTGCCCGTGCCGAATACAAATTTGATTCGCGTTGCCCCAAGCGGACACTCTACGCATGTGTTGATTTGCGAATCAAGCTCGTCCAATGTAGAAGCGAATTTCCATTTGCTTGAAATGCTCAGCTTGCTTTCAGTCGCTTGTGGCGGCGAAATACTTTGTGTTTTCGGTTTGATTATTTCTTCCACTGTCAAAATTTCCTTTTGTGCTATCTTAGTTTCAGGCATTTTGAATTCAATTCCAACCTTATTATCAAGCAATAATCCGTTGCCGTATAGTTCGGCATTGAATTTCATATACTCGATAAGTCCGTTTTTTATGTTTGATTTCATATATGCTACCTGTCAACTATACAAAAGTAAGAAAAATGAACGACTTAAATTTAGACAATAAATCGGAATCAAAAACACGGTTTATTCATAAAATGATATTATTTTTGTATTTAGTATTGTTTAATGTGAACAAAATGTAAATTAAATGGAGAAAAGCCATGGAGATTAAGTCATTAAATAGCTTTGTTGATATAGCCAAAAGTAAAGTCAAGAAGAATCTTGTAGTAGCTGCTGCAGAAGATGAACACGTATTAGGTGCAGTCAAAGACGCAGTTTCAAATGATATAATTGAGCCAATCTTCGTTGGAAACAAATCTAAAATAGATGCTATTGCTGCAAAAATTGATTTTGATATTTCAAAATTTGAACTAATCGAAGAAAGTAATCCCGCAACTTCGGCTCAAATTGCAGTCAAACAAATAATTGACGGGCACGCTCAGATTTTGATGAAGGGATTGGTTGGTACTGCCGATTTTTTGAGGGCTATTCTACAGAAAGACAGCGGTTTGCGAAAAGGAGACTTATTATCTCATATCGGATTTTTCGAAGTCCCGACTTATCATAAAATCATTGCTCTGACCGATGCCGCACAAAATATCGCTCCCGATTTCAACGAAAAAATTGCTATATTGAAAAATTCACTCGATATGTTCAAACATCTCGGCTATGAGCGTCCAAAAGTGGCATGTCTGGCTGCGATTGAAGGTGTCAATCCCAAAATGCCTTCAACTATGGAAGCAGCCGCATTAACACAGATGAATCGCAGAAATCAAATCAAAGGATGTATCATAGACGGTCCTTTAGCTTTGGACAATGCTATTTCTAAGCTATCAGCTGAACATAAGGGAATCGAAAGCGAAGTCGCAGGCGATGCTGACTTACTTTTTGCTCCAAATATCGAAGTCGCAAATGTATTATACAAATCATTAACATATTTTGCTAATGCAACGGTTGCTGCTATTATTCTCGGTGCGTCTGTGCCGGTCGTGCTTACGTCGCGTTCGGATTCGGACAAGAGCAAGCTTATGTCAATCGCTTTAGCAGCATGTTATTAAAATTTTATCCAACAGGAAAATGAATCATGAAATTACTTGCTATTAACCCCGGTTCGACTTCAACGAAAATCGGTGTTTACGAAGATTTAAACTTATTATTCGATAAAACTTTGCGTCATAGTGTCGAAGATTTGGATGTTTTCCCATCTATCATTGACCAATATGACTTTCGCAAAAATGTGATTATCGAGGCATTGAAAGAAAATAATATTGATATTCGGGAAATTGAAGCCTTTGTGGGTCGCGGTGGATTAGTCAAACCAATTCCCGGCGGCGTTTATCGCACGAGCGCAGCGCTATTGGAAGATTTGAAAAAGGGTATTCTCGGCGAGCACGCTTCCAATTTAGGTGGAATTTTAGCTTATGAATTAGCCCGAACTGTCGGCAAACAAACGAATTCCTTCATTGTGGACCCGGTAGTTGTTGATGAATTGGATGATATTGCTCGCTATTCAGGGCGACCCGAAATGCCGAGAGTGAGCATCTTTCATGCTTTGAACCAAAAAGCAGTTGCAAGACGTTTTGCTCGCGAACGCGGGAAAAAATACGAGGACTACAACTTAATTGTAGTTCATCTCGGTGGTGGTATAACCGTTGGTGCTCACAAGAACGGACGTGTAATTGATGTGAACAATGGTCTCGATGGCGAAGGACCATTCTCGCCCGAAAGAGCGGGCAGCCTTCCTATAGGCGCACTTACTAAGATTTGCTTTTCCGGCAAATATCAATTGCACCAAGTTAAAAAGATGATTACCGGGCAAGGCGGCATCGTGTCCTATCTTGGCACAAACAATTGCATGGAAGTGGAGGAAAAAATCGAAAAAGGCGACCAACAAGCAAAAATGGTTTACTTGGCGATGGCATACCAAATTTCTAAGGAAATCGGCTCACTTGCTACTGTACTCGAAGGTAAAATTGATGCGATTATTCTCACAGGCGGAGTAGCTTATTCGGAATTGCTCACGAAGTGGATTCGCAAAAGAGTTGCATTTTTAGCTCCCGTTTTCATTTATCCCGGCGAAGATGAATTGCAAGCCTTAGCCGAAGGTGTATTTTTCGCCCTTAATGGCGAAATTGAAATCAAGGAGTATATTTAAAGCCGTATTGACGGCATTTGTTTAATTAAATGTTGAGGTGTTAAAAATGTCTCTCGCTACAAAAATAATAGATTTTTTTTCAAGAAAGAAAAAAATTGACGAGCCCGCTAAAGAAGGTAAGCTAAAACAAGCCAAAATGGGCAAATTGACGGCTCGGGAAAGAATAGAAGCGATTTTGGATGATGGTTCTTTTCACGAATATGACCTTTTTGTCGAGCACAAATCCGAAGATTTCGGAATGGACAAAAAGTATCTGCCACGTGATGGTGTTCTGACAGGCACAGGAACTATTATGGGCTATCCGGTTTGTATCTATGCTCAAGATTTTACTGTTGCAGGTGGCTCCCTTGGGTTGGCTCATGCTCGGAAAATCACAAAAATCATGGACCATTCCATAAAATTAGGTATTCCGCTAATTGGTATCAATGATTCCGGTGGTGCAAGAATCCAAGAAGGCGTTAACTCTCTTGCCGGATACGGCGAAATTTTCTATCGCAATACTTTGGCTTCGGGTTTTATTCCGCAAATTTCAGTTATTTTGGGTCCATGTGCAGGTGGAGCAGTGTATTCTCCCGCTTTGACCGATT
This Candidatus Kapaibacterium sp. DNA region includes the following protein-coding sequences:
- the rfaD gene encoding ADP-glyceromanno-heptose 6-epimerase codes for the protein MLVLTGGAGFIGSCFLRKLNDEGIKDILVVDNLGTHEKWKNLLGKKFKYYYNKDEFREKLKQREFAAGINAIIHFGACSSTTETDAEYLLDNNLAYSIDLAEYADRNHIKFIYASSAATYGDGSLGYSDKNFDGLMPLNCYGFSKQLFDNWVIDSGLDKTFTGIKFFNVFGPNEYHKAGMASMVFKSYKQIKETGKVSLFKSNTSEFGDGGQKRDFIYVMDVVEVVWKMFLDSSFSGIYNLGTGQSRSWNDLANAVFASLGIKPDIEYVDMPESIANQYQNYTEADMSKLAESGLKYKFRTLEESVADYVNAYLEKNQKIY
- the atpA gene encoding F0F1 ATP synthase subunit alpha, which translates into the protein MADVRPDEISAILRRQLSGFENETDIYEVGTVLQIGDGVARVYGLRNVMAAELVEFPNDVYGMVLNLEEDNVGVILFGDDNLVKEGDTVRRTNRVASVPIGTELLGRVVNPLGIPIDGKGPIDTNQFYPIERKALGVMFRQPVNVPLQTGIKAIDALIPIGRGQRELIIGDRQTGKTIVALDTIISQKYTHSEDAKARGIKPVYCIYVAIGQKGSTVANVLSYLEEYGAMEYTIIVTANASDPAPLQFIAPFCGCSMGEYFRDNGMDALIVYDDLSKQAAAYRQVSLLLRRPPGREAYPGDVFYLHSRLLERAAKLHDSKGGGSLTALPVIETQAGDVSAYIPTNVISITDGQIYLEPNLFNAGVRPALNVGISVSRVGGAAQIKAMKKIAGPLKLELAMFRELEAFAKFGSDLDKSTQAKLKRGGLLTEILKQPQFHPIPVEKQIVLIYAATNSFLDDIPLHEIKRYEKEYYEYFDNLHADLLVEILDKNELTDDIKKRLNDLIKSFNSTFMKSLKK
- the atpH gene encoding ATP synthase F1 subunit delta → MVEQKVSSRYAKALYGIAVQFDSVEKVYADMLNVQRTISSNSELLSFIKSPVINHRKKEAIFDEIFTNQIGETTLEFIKLLAHKQREWLILSIIRQFEIIYNRENNIVEATITTAREMDEATKANVLAALTKSTAKKIKPTFVINPSIKGGIMVRIADKVFDASISNKLENLRVRLKETLDVEIN
- the atpF gene encoding F0F1 ATP synthase subunit B; this translates as MDSILNIPHGLVFWTVINFGIFLFLLIKFGGKGIVNAINAREQSIQHAIDSADAANKNAMKLLVESQEKLDNTQAQVAEMMAKGREQADLHIKKATEEAEAVKKSKIQDALKEIERTKEAALVQLRSEVADLVVQATEQILMEKLDGAKDKKLINDFIDKLPNN
- the atpE gene encoding ATP synthase F0 subunit C translates to MDANSLAFLAAGLGAGLTVIGAGMGIGKLASSALEASGRQPEAAGDIRTTMIIAAALIEGIAMFAAVICLLLAIK
- the atpB gene encoding F0F1 ATP synthase subunit A: MSQNNSNTKLDLIDTKISTDELEIHEHVHSHSDTTHGHGEQEDSIFMQLLGKLNDHDALYFGAYKITDLPKIYIDNGFHFFKNTDAVKESGLYTVTEHKGHKSIVNKETGLAPALDLSITNFVVFQWLAILICVAVFRKAFVGYKKRPGKAPSGFQNAVESIVVYVRDQMVRPNIPSVAVADFLLPYFLAVFFFIWTMNLMGLIPGGHTATGAIATTAGLAIISFLVINITAMKVSGVGAWFKHLLGGAPWWLAFIMVPIEVVGMFIKPFALTIRLFANMTAGHVILLSLLGILFFFKTLALSPAITAFSLFIYALELLVATIQAYLFTMLTAIFVGLAIGDHAHEHGNESHAH
- a CDS encoding AtpZ/AtpI family protein, whose translation is MPAAFGVLIGHYWIDQKYGTTPLWTLVLGLFGFIVSMYKLFKTVAMINSEGKRSKEIKDKKTL
- a CDS encoding adenosine kinase — translated: MKDIQLLGLGNGLVDLQYELSDAEFAKLGLRRGEMRLVEDDIQSEILKSLAGKAMNRCSGGSAANTIIAFSQLGGKAAYKTVVGDDEFGLFYAQEFKKLGIILSAQTIPKKATGTCVVLITPDSERTMHTSLAATALFTEKNIDEELIKRAEWLYIEGYKFSNPSGTKAVFKAMEYARLHHTKVAVTFSDTFITDNFKANLDRVVNDSELVFCNEAEALSFTGKSTIDEAMDFFADRSQNVVITMGAQGSQILWNRKKQHIDAYPAKLVDTTGAGDVFAGAFMYGLIDTNSLRIAGRLASSAGAKVVSQLGARIASGLTEIKTSIYNLNK
- a CDS encoding D-alanine--D-alanine ligase; this translates as MKIAVVYGGISTERNVAITGGKAVIEALRSLNYEVVPVDPAYGADFLARSEEQIADIEKFHDIEDLKQFETRAYIDCIGSDVFDTIDVAFIVLHGKYGEDGLIQSLLELRGIPYTGSKVKASALSSDKASSKMMFSSAGVLTPQWEMVHKKDIDNLEVYKDLRSSLGKELVIKPNDQGSTIGLTIIDNGNLDDIHNAIVLASKYSDPVMVEKYIEGRELTVGIIGDEVLPIIEIITHDGFYDYEHKYTKGKTEYICPADLTDDIAEFTSTMASIVYNVLGCEGFARVDFRLDDEGQPWCLELNTIPGFTSKSLVPMAAKEIGIEFPELCEKIVNLALNKEKD
- a CDS encoding uracil-DNA glycosylase; the encoded protein is MKSNIKNGLIEYMKFNAELYGNGLLLDNKVGIEFKMPETKIAQKEILTVEEIIKPKTQSISPPQATESKLSISSKWKFASTLDELDSQINTCVECPLGATRIKFVFGTGNPNADIMVIGEAPGADEDEQGKPFVGRAGQLLTKILESINLSREEVFIANIIKCRPPGNRRPVKEEVDKCEQYLKKQIDLIKPAFILSLGLTSVDTLLKKTHKMSEIRGKVMDYHHIKMLTTYHPAALLRNPNWKQFVWDDVRFLRKLYDEYLLNSGK